Proteins encoded together in one Miscanthus floridulus cultivar M001 chromosome 16, ASM1932011v1, whole genome shotgun sequence window:
- the LOC136510343 gene encoding alpha carbonic anhydrase 8-like → MPAAVRRRQLAPRPPHSTTSPTAPRRPVPDPPREPHVGAPLARPRPAATPPLPTPASLRPPDPGRPGRARRRRPLPTLAPPRPCPAPAPPRPTPIGLRPPVLDCPCCSVPRSGVPDAGPRQRPRRARRGPGGRRKKDLSEGTRSTSATLIVFVSVVVLPAQRRLATATTRHYAASLSPPPP, encoded by the exons ATGCCCGCCGCCGTTCGCCGCCGCCAGCTCGCCCCGCGCCCGCCCCACTCCACAACGTCCCCGACCGCCCCGCGCCGCCCCGTCCCCGACCCGCCCCGCGAACCCCATGTCGGCGCGCCGCTGGCCCGACCGCGCCCCGCCGCGACGCCGCCCCTCCCCACCCCGGCCAGCCTCCGGCCACCGGATCCAGGGCGCCCCGGCCGCGCCCGGCGCCGGCGCCCCCTGCCCACCCTCGCCCCGCCCCGGCCGTGCCCCGCCCCGGCGCCGCCCCGCCCCACCCCGATCGGCCTCCGGCCACCGGTTCTAGACTGCCCCTGCTGCTCGGTGCCCCGCAGCGGCGTGCCCGACGCCGGCCCAAGGCAGCGGCCCCGGCGAGCCCGCCGCGGCCCTggtggaaggaggaagaag gacctgtcggaggggacccggagcacCTCGGCGACCCTGATTGTCTTCGTCAGCGTTGTGGTCCTGCCTGCACAGCGCCGACTCGCCACTGCAACAACTCGCCACTACGCCGCTAGCctgtctccaccgccaccctag